One stretch of Desulfovibrio sp. UCD-KL4C DNA includes these proteins:
- a CDS encoding glutamate decarboxylase, with protein sequence MALHNKNSVKENLLDDVYASTDMSVRMPKYVFPADEHDPRHAYQVVHDELMLDGNSRQNMATFCQTWVDPEVHKLMDECVDKNMIDKDEYPQTAELEARCVHMLADLWNSPDAVNTLGCSTTGSSEAAMLGGMALKWRWRDKMKKEGKPTDRPNMICGPVQICWHKFARYWDIELREIPMEKDRLIMTPEEVIKRCDENTIGVIPTLGVTFTCQYEPVKAVCEALDKLQAETGLDIPVHVDGASGGFLAPFVEPELEWDFRLERVKSINASGHKFGLSPLGVGWVIWRDKEDLPEDLIFSVNYLGGDIPTFALNFSRPGGQIVAQYYNFLRLGREGYRKIHQACYDTAQALADKITEMGPFEIIYNGKGGIPALSWKLKEGVDHGFSLYDLSDRMRSRGWQVPAYSMPANREDLVIMRMLVRHGVSRDLGELLLADMQRCLDFLKKNPMTVPLSEEDAGGFSHSK encoded by the coding sequence ATGGCATTACACAATAAGAATTCAGTCAAAGAAAACTTGCTGGATGATGTATACGCTTCAACCGATATGTCGGTGCGTATGCCCAAATATGTATTTCCTGCTGATGAGCACGATCCTCGTCACGCTTATCAGGTAGTGCATGATGAATTGATGCTGGACGGTAATTCTCGTCAGAACATGGCGACTTTCTGCCAGACCTGGGTAGATCCGGAAGTTCACAAGCTAATGGATGAATGTGTAGATAAAAATATGATCGATAAGGATGAATATCCTCAGACTGCTGAACTTGAAGCACGTTGCGTGCATATGCTTGCAGATCTTTGGAATTCGCCAGATGCCGTTAACACTTTGGGGTGTTCCACTACTGGTTCAAGTGAGGCAGCTATGCTTGGTGGTATGGCATTAAAGTGGCGTTGGCGTGATAAAATGAAAAAAGAAGGCAAGCCTACAGACAGACCGAATATGATATGCGGTCCAGTTCAGATTTGCTGGCATAAATTTGCCCGTTATTGGGATATTGAATTACGCGAAATTCCAATGGAGAAAGATCGTTTGATTATGACTCCAGAAGAAGTAATCAAACGTTGTGATGAAAATACTATCGGCGTTATTCCTACGCTTGGTGTGACCTTCACTTGTCAGTATGAGCCTGTCAAAGCTGTTTGTGAAGCTCTGGATAAACTTCAAGCTGAGACGGGACTTGATATTCCTGTTCATGTTGATGGTGCTAGTGGCGGTTTTCTGGCTCCGTTTGTGGAACCGGAATTGGAATGGGATTTTCGTCTTGAGCGCGTAAAATCAATTAATGCCTCGGGTCATAAATTCGGATTGTCTCCGCTTGGCGTCGGGTGGGTTATCTGGCGTGACAAGGAAGATTTGCCCGAAGATTTGATATTTAGCGTAAATTATTTAGGCGGAGATATTCCAACATTCGCTCTTAATTTTTCGCGTCCCGGTGGTCAAATTGTGGCGCAATATTACAATTTCTTACGACTAGGTAGGGAAGGGTATCGTAAGATACATCAGGCTTGCTATGATACGGCGCAAGCCCTTGCTGATAAAATCACTGAGATGGGGCCGTTTGAAATTATTTATAATGGAAAAGGCGGTATTCCTGCGCTTAGCTGGAAATTGAAAGAAGGAGTTGATCACGGCTTCTCGCTGTACGATCTATCCGACCGCATGCGTAGTCGAGGATGGCAGGTTCCAGCTTATTCCATGCCTGCTAATCGTGAAGATTTAGTCATTATGCGTATGCTTGTTCGGCATGGGGTCAGTCGCGATCTCGGAGAGTTATTATTGGCTGATATGCAACGTTGTCTTGATTTCTTGAAAAAGAATCCGATGACTGTGCCTTTGTCAGAAGAAGATGCCGGAGGATTTAGTCACTCCAAGTAA
- a CDS encoding amino acid permease, protein MAKSKKMSVFTLSMMTVAAVVSLRGLPMMAKEGLSMIFYILFATVMFLIPASLVAAELGGAFSAKGGGVYTWIKEAFGSRWGFTAIWLQWIQNVVWYPTVLAFAASALAYLFMDPSLADNGVYTGIVILVCYWAATFVTMAGADVASSVTKYGVLLGTLLPGVFIIILGAVWIVQGNPIQFLEPSTAVVAAEKLMDQAPHVRFFPYITGLGSVAFLAGIVLLFAGVEVQAVHATDLEDPAKQFPESMFLAAAIIFGLFILGSLAVATVIPISEISLTAGLMQAFKQLLDAFHLGFITPIIGLLAAFGAIGGVMSWVGGPSRGLLHTARQGEIPPFMAKVNKNGIQVNILLIQAVIVTILASLYFIMDNVSVAFFVLSAITVTLYLVMYILMYAAAIKLRITRPDLPRSYKVPGGAFGMCLVAGIGLIGVGFALLVGFFPPSNLPVGNPTLYVCLVASGMVVFIGLPMLIHAMKKPEWKQISED, encoded by the coding sequence ATGGCAAAATCTAAAAAAATGTCTGTTTTCACATTAAGTATGATGACTGTAGCGGCAGTTGTTAGTCTGCGAGGACTTCCTATGATGGCTAAAGAAGGGCTATCAATGATATTCTATATCCTTTTTGCCACAGTGATGTTCCTGATACCTGCTTCACTGGTTGCCGCTGAACTTGGCGGAGCATTCAGTGCTAAAGGCGGAGGTGTTTATACTTGGATCAAAGAAGCATTCGGTTCCAGGTGGGGATTCACTGCTATATGGCTGCAATGGATTCAAAATGTTGTCTGGTATCCTACAGTACTTGCTTTTGCAGCCAGTGCATTAGCATATTTGTTCATGGATCCTTCCTTGGCGGATAACGGCGTATATACCGGAATAGTCATTCTTGTTTGTTATTGGGCTGCAACATTTGTGACTATGGCCGGAGCAGATGTTGCAAGCTCAGTTACTAAGTATGGAGTTTTACTTGGAACTTTGCTTCCTGGAGTGTTTATTATAATTTTAGGTGCTGTCTGGATAGTGCAGGGTAATCCTATCCAATTTCTTGAGCCGAGCACCGCAGTTGTTGCTGCCGAAAAACTCATGGATCAAGCTCCTCATGTACGGTTCTTTCCATATATTACAGGGTTAGGTAGTGTGGCTTTTTTAGCGGGAATTGTACTTCTTTTCGCTGGGGTGGAAGTTCAGGCTGTTCACGCTACTGATCTTGAAGATCCAGCTAAACAATTTCCTGAAAGTATGTTTCTTGCGGCTGCTATAATTTTTGGATTGTTTATTTTAGGTTCACTCGCTGTCGCAACAGTAATTCCGATATCAGAAATTAGTCTTACTGCCGGTTTGATGCAGGCATTTAAACAGTTGCTTGATGCATTTCATCTCGGGTTCATTACTCCGATAATCGGATTATTGGCAGCTTTTGGAGCCATCGGCGGAGTTATGTCATGGGTAGGTGGACCAAGCCGAGGACTTTTGCATACAGCCCGACAGGGTGAAATTCCGCCATTTATGGCAAAAGTTAATAAGAATGGAATTCAGGTTAATATTTTGCTGATTCAAGCAGTGATTGTCACCATATTGGCTTCGCTTTATTTTATTATGGATAATGTAAGTGTAGCTTTTTTTGTGCTTTCGGCAATTACGGTAACCCTCTATCTGGTTATGTATATTCTTATGTATGCAGCAGCTATTAAATTGCGCATTACTCGTCCTGATCTACCTCGTTCATATAAAGTTCCTGGTGGAGCTTTTGGAATGTGTCTGGTTGCCGGAATTGGTCTGATTGGTGTCGGGTTTGCGTTGCTTGTAGGATTTTTTCCTCCGTCTAATCTTCCGGTTGGTAATCCTACACTTTATGTTTGTTTGGTCGCATCTGGTATGGTTGTTTTCATTGGATTGCCTATGCTTATTCATGCAATGAAAAAGCCTGAGTGGAAGCAGATTTCTGAAGACTAG
- the qrcC gene encoding menaquinone reductase iron-sulfur cluster-binding subunit QrcC, which produces MHHIEFDTKWTMVVDLDKCTGCGACMVSCQAENNIAPMEEGSNKLKTLTWLLVYELNNGKDFPERETAYLPRPCMQCGKPACVPVCPVVATTKDEEGGIVSQIYPRCIGCRYCMAACPYHARYFGWLDPVWPEGMDKALSPSTSTRPRGVVEKCNFCHTRLLNARTRARAEGMDPKNLPDGWYKPACLEACPTGAISFGDSKNPEHKVHDLIKDKNAFRLLESIGMDPQVYYISRRDWVREQSDNHLPNDKH; this is translated from the coding sequence ATGCACCATATTGAATTTGATACTAAATGGACCATGGTAGTAGATCTAGACAAGTGTACCGGTTGCGGTGCTTGTATGGTTTCATGCCAGGCAGAAAATAATATAGCACCAATGGAAGAAGGTTCTAATAAACTGAAAACTCTTACTTGGTTGCTTGTTTATGAACTTAATAATGGAAAGGATTTCCCTGAAAGGGAAACAGCATACTTGCCAAGACCTTGTATGCAGTGTGGAAAACCTGCTTGTGTTCCTGTCTGTCCAGTAGTTGCTACTACTAAGGATGAAGAAGGCGGAATCGTCAGTCAGATTTATCCTCGCTGTATCGGTTGCCGGTACTGTATGGCTGCGTGTCCTTACCACGCTCGTTACTTTGGTTGGTTAGATCCAGTCTGGCCTGAAGGTATGGATAAAGCTCTTTCTCCTTCAACCTCTACGCGTCCTCGCGGTGTTGTTGAAAAATGTAACTTTTGTCATACCAGATTGCTTAATGCCCGTACGCGTGCACGTGCTGAAGGAATGGATCCTAAAAATCTTCCTGACGGTTGGTATAAACCGGCTTGTCTTGAAGCCTGCCCTACAGGCGCAATCTCTTTCGGAGACTCAAAGAATCCAGAACATAAGGTCCATGATCTTATTAAGGATAAAAATGCTTTCCGTCTTCTTGAAAGTATCGGCATGGACCCTCAGGTCTATTATATCAGCCGTCGTGATTGGGTGCGTGAGCAGAGTGATAACCACTTGCCTAACGACAAGCACTAG
- a CDS encoding Crp/Fnr family transcriptional regulator translates to MSTEASEYQENLEIIREVAYFSGLELEAQKLLAYLCVRENFAQGTTVFNTGDIDKSAYFIIKGQMEAFLENVESPVQTFKENDFVGALTLIGESKRLFTLKAVTDTVCIRLTQDKFEKARGQYPEINNKFLKAAVDKISNREERFLSKYDINCEGCKSAIGLTLI, encoded by the coding sequence ATGAGCACTGAAGCGAGTGAATATCAGGAAAATCTGGAGATAATAAGAGAAGTGGCTTATTTTTCAGGACTTGAACTGGAAGCTCAGAAATTGCTGGCTTACCTTTGTGTGCGCGAAAATTTCGCTCAAGGTACAACTGTATTTAATACTGGTGACATTGATAAATCAGCGTATTTTATTATTAAAGGTCAAATGGAAGCCTTTTTAGAAAACGTTGAAAGCCCAGTACAAACATTTAAAGAAAATGATTTTGTCGGAGCATTGACGTTGATAGGTGAATCAAAAAGACTTTTTACCCTTAAAGCTGTTACAGATACTGTATGTATTCGCCTCACTCAAGACAAGTTTGAAAAAGCTAGGGGACAATATCCTGAAATAAATAACAAATTCCTCAAAGCTGCCGTTGACAAAATAAGCAACAGAGAAGAAAGATTTCTTAGCAAGTATGATATAAACTGCGAAGGATGCAAATCTGCTATAGGCTTAACACTTATTTAA
- the qrcA gene encoding menaquinone reductase multiheme cytochrome c subunit QrcA, with translation MEEKRASKQCGGVFPFFIGVLASLVIGWWVFPQVLYSQKTQPFNFSHKVHVEDEGMECESCHTFLEDGSFAGLPSNEKCAECHEDVLGETKDEEIFVTQYVQKDVEVPWLVYQYQPDNVYFSHMAHKGFECTECHPDVGNGDTLPTYYENRISGYSKQTMKMWQCERCHAEVGTSNACYVCHK, from the coding sequence ATGGAGGAGAAAAGAGCATCGAAGCAATGTGGAGGAGTCTTTCCTTTCTTCATCGGTGTCCTTGCGAGTTTGGTAATTGGTTGGTGGGTTTTCCCTCAGGTGCTTTACAGTCAGAAAACTCAGCCTTTCAATTTCAGTCACAAGGTTCACGTAGAAGATGAAGGAATGGAATGTGAGTCATGTCACACGTTTTTGGAGGATGGATCTTTTGCAGGGCTTCCTTCAAATGAAAAGTGTGCTGAATGTCATGAAGACGTCCTTGGTGAGACAAAGGACGAAGAAATCTTTGTGACTCAGTACGTTCAAAAGGACGTTGAGGTTCCGTGGTTGGTTTATCAATATCAACCTGACAACGTATACTTTTCACACATGGCGCACAAAGGCTTCGAGTGTACAGAATGCCATCCCGACGTTGGCAATGGGGACACCCTGCCGACGTATTACGAAAACAGGATAAGCGGTTACAGCAAGCAGACCATGAAGATGTGGCAGTGTGAACGCTGTCATGCGGAAGTTGGTACCAGCAACGCATGTTACGTCTGCCATAAGTAA
- the mazG gene encoding nucleoside triphosphate pyrophosphohydrolase codes for MNNSKSLTKLRGVISALLGPEGCPWDKEQTPLSLCDYVVEEAFEMVEAIRADDPKEAMEELGDVMFLLLFIADLYEKKGSFTLEDALDSSSAKMIRRHPHVFAETKFENQSELLRNWEKIKRSEKDASNKIFDSLPKGLPPLLKSYRINSKAARAGFTFESDEQCTQQLESEWKEWIEALNSGDISKSEEEFGDYMFALVELGRRKGIKANSALDRTNIKFLERFSKMEDLARDQNKDVSEMELSELNELWNKIK; via the coding sequence ATGAATAATTCAAAATCTCTCACAAAATTACGCGGGGTTATCTCCGCTCTCCTCGGCCCTGAAGGTTGTCCATGGGACAAAGAGCAGACTCCTCTTTCACTTTGCGACTATGTAGTTGAAGAAGCTTTTGAAATGGTCGAAGCTATTAGAGCAGACGACCCAAAAGAAGCAATGGAAGAATTAGGCGATGTAATGTTTCTTCTTCTTTTTATAGCTGATTTATACGAAAAAAAAGGGTCCTTCACTCTTGAAGACGCTCTTGATTCCAGCTCAGCTAAGATGATCAGAAGACATCCACATGTTTTTGCTGAAACCAAATTCGAAAATCAGTCAGAATTACTCCGCAACTGGGAAAAGATTAAACGCAGTGAAAAAGATGCTTCGAATAAGATTTTCGACTCATTACCTAAAGGACTGCCACCACTTCTCAAGTCCTACCGCATCAACTCCAAGGCTGCACGAGCTGGCTTCACGTTTGAATCAGATGAGCAATGCACACAGCAGCTTGAGAGTGAATGGAAAGAATGGATTGAAGCACTTAATTCAGGTGATATTTCTAAATCTGAAGAAGAATTCGGCGACTACATGTTTGCACTGGTTGAGCTTGGGCGCAGAAAAGGAATTAAAGCAAACAGTGCTCTTGATAGAACAAACATTAAATTTTTAGAAAGATTTTCTAAAATGGAAGATCTCGCACGAGACCAAAATAAAGACGTTTCTGAAATGGAACTTTCTGAACTCAATGAGCTGTGGAATAAAATTAAATAG
- a CDS encoding CvpA family protein: MNTAGLALNALDIILIVIAAGLIFRGLLRGIVREAISVFSLILGFYLAARYHQNLMPYFSNFFDGPGTVKAFSYLSIIAATVLVSAMLGIVIKKILTITMLGWADQVLGGFLGLVEAVLVGGILIIILNSFTPNAEFLTKSKLAPKVISTASFFISFAPDNVLESLDIKSMLPEQSLLNNQIKDIM, from the coding sequence ATGAATACAGCTGGATTAGCTTTAAATGCGCTAGATATTATTCTTATAGTTATTGCTGCAGGATTAATTTTCAGAGGCCTTCTCCGCGGAATAGTGCGGGAAGCAATTTCAGTTTTTTCCCTTATTTTAGGATTTTATCTGGCTGCAAGGTATCACCAGAACCTCATGCCTTATTTCAGTAATTTTTTTGATGGCCCCGGCACAGTAAAAGCTTTCAGTTATCTTTCGATAATCGCTGCAACGGTTCTTGTTTCTGCAATGCTCGGAATAGTTATTAAGAAAATTCTTACAATAACAATGCTGGGCTGGGCCGATCAAGTTCTAGGCGGTTTTTTAGGACTGGTTGAAGCGGTATTAGTTGGCGGAATACTTATTATTATTCTTAACAGTTTTACGCCTAATGCAGAATTTTTAACCAAATCAAAATTAGCACCGAAAGTAATATCCACAGCAAGCTTTTTTATTAGTTTTGCACCGGATAATGTTTTAGAATCATTGGATATTAAATCTATGCTTCCTGAACAATCTCTACTCAATAATCAAATCAAAGACATAATGTAA
- the qrcB gene encoding menaquinone reductase molybdopterin-binding-like subunit QrcB, with translation MGIDRRTFIQLVTGGVVGSLFTPVIWKSLDDAAIWSQNWSWIPRLKYGEITEQATLSKFGPSPCSLTVKSVGGSPYVVKGNVENEMSKGGVDAISAGGAQLLYSPSRVNGPMKKVADGKYESISWEEAEKMLSEKLSAVKGQAGKFAIVSGDATGTSSEVLSAFAAGMGSKDCYLMPGNEQAAAVALDNMGGSGQIGYDLDNADFVLFIGADAMNSWGSVVRNQRVFSDMRPTGEDVKSVYVYAGPFLNSTASSSDKWIPVAPGAGAIFSLGLAYHMLNAGASASASDFADFKTLVMSRFTPDKVEKAIGVTPGVMAGLAKQLMSASTPLVISGSEFGQGAGGADIIAASALNMLLGRVGKKGGMMLLADLPVAVESAISRAELTRRDFAGYLAAVASEKVNGPAVLLAYEANPVYAMPQAETMASAIAKVPFLVSFSTWMDETASKADLIMPNPHSFERFDDAQTPYGVGSVMLSACAPVIEPLYNSKSTIDVILGVANILGIDLGYESAEAVLQAKAEKAGADWDSLIGGAAFVSDSTESDSLKFAASLLSKAVAMPKGGELALAPYAKLNVGSSTMAIPPLNCVTISKFELLGNDLFVQINGVTAKKLNVSEGSKIKLNGTGGECVARVHINEGVMNDVIAAPLGFGHTAWDAFSRGKGDNIFKIITVSTESGSDMAVWTSSVVSIA, from the coding sequence ATGGGTATTGATCGCAGAACTTTTATTCAATTGGTTACAGGTGGTGTTGTAGGTTCACTCTTCACTCCTGTTATTTGGAAATCTTTGGATGATGCCGCTATTTGGTCTCAGAACTGGTCTTGGATTCCACGACTTAAGTACGGAGAGATCACTGAGCAGGCAACATTGTCCAAATTTGGACCTTCCCCCTGTTCTTTGACGGTAAAATCCGTCGGAGGCAGTCCTTACGTAGTAAAGGGGAATGTTGAAAATGAAATGAGCAAAGGCGGCGTCGACGCAATAAGCGCGGGCGGTGCACAGCTTCTTTACAGTCCTTCCCGTGTAAATGGACCTATGAAAAAGGTCGCTGACGGTAAGTATGAGTCTATCTCCTGGGAAGAAGCTGAGAAAATGCTCTCAGAAAAACTTTCTGCCGTTAAAGGGCAGGCCGGAAAATTCGCCATCGTAAGCGGTGATGCTACCGGAACTTCCAGCGAAGTGTTGTCTGCATTTGCTGCAGGTATGGGAAGCAAAGATTGCTACCTGATGCCGGGTAATGAGCAGGCTGCAGCTGTTGCGCTGGACAATATGGGCGGTAGCGGACAGATCGGTTACGATCTGGACAATGCTGATTTTGTTCTGTTCATAGGGGCAGATGCAATGAACTCTTGGGGTTCAGTTGTAAGAAACCAGCGTGTATTTTCCGATATGCGTCCTACCGGTGAAGACGTAAAGAGTGTGTACGTTTATGCCGGACCTTTTCTTAACAGCACAGCATCTTCAAGCGATAAGTGGATTCCTGTAGCTCCTGGTGCAGGAGCTATATTTAGCCTCGGTCTTGCATATCATATGCTTAATGCCGGAGCTTCCGCTTCCGCTTCTGATTTCGCTGATTTTAAAACTCTGGTTATGTCCAGATTTACTCCTGATAAGGTTGAAAAAGCAATCGGTGTAACTCCAGGAGTTATGGCTGGACTCGCTAAGCAGCTTATGTCTGCTTCTACACCGCTTGTTATTTCCGGTTCTGAATTTGGACAGGGCGCAGGCGGAGCTGATATCATAGCAGCTTCTGCACTCAATATGCTTCTCGGTAGAGTCGGTAAGAAGGGCGGAATGATGCTCCTCGCTGATCTTCCTGTTGCAGTTGAGTCCGCTATCAGTCGTGCAGAACTTACCCGCAGAGATTTTGCCGGTTATCTTGCAGCAGTAGCTTCAGAAAAAGTTAATGGACCTGCAGTGCTCTTGGCTTACGAAGCGAATCCGGTGTATGCAATGCCACAGGCCGAAACAATGGCTTCCGCAATTGCTAAAGTGCCTTTCCTTGTAAGTTTCAGCACATGGATGGATGAAACAGCTTCTAAAGCTGACTTGATTATGCCTAACCCGCATAGTTTTGAGCGTTTTGACGATGCACAGACTCCTTACGGAGTAGGTTCTGTAATGCTCAGCGCATGTGCTCCGGTTATCGAGCCTCTATACAACAGCAAGTCAACAATTGATGTTATTCTTGGCGTTGCAAATATACTCGGTATTGATCTTGGATATGAATCAGCTGAAGCGGTTTTGCAGGCTAAGGCCGAAAAAGCCGGTGCAGACTGGGATTCACTTATTGGTGGGGCGGCTTTTGTTTCTGATTCTACAGAATCAGATTCGCTCAAGTTTGCTGCATCCTTACTTTCCAAGGCTGTTGCTATGCCTAAGGGGGGAGAATTGGCACTAGCTCCTTATGCTAAGCTCAACGTCGGATCCTCTACAATGGCAATTCCGCCATTGAACTGTGTGACAATCAGCAAGTTCGAGCTGCTAGGCAATGACCTCTTCGTTCAGATTAATGGCGTAACTGCAAAGAAACTTAATGTTTCCGAAGGTTCTAAAATTAAGCTTAATGGAACAGGTGGAGAGTGTGTTGCCAGAGTCCACATCAACGAAGGCGTAATGAATGATGTGATTGCCGCACCTCTTGGTTTCGGTCATACCGCTTGGGATGCTTTTTCCCGCGGAAAAGGCGATAACATCTTCAAAATTATCACTGTTAGCACTGAGTCCGGCTCCGATATGGCCGTCTGGACCAGTTCTGTCGTGAGCATCGCCTAA
- the qrcD gene encoding menaquinone reductase integral membrane subunit QrcD has product MDRNLFPEGVTRCGLPKFSIWMAFVAIFLLWGVYAAVKIFANGIGVTGLDNYFGFGLWITFDLAVIALGAGAFFTGFLKYILKIDQLKNIVNLAVILGFLCYSGAMLILTMDIGQPIRAWFGYWHPNVHSMLTEVIFCITCYCAVLVIEFIPLILEQKQLNKIPFLHHFAHHLHVNMALFAGIGTFLSTFHQGSLGGMYGVMFGRPYAFREGFFIWPWTFFLFVLSAVGSGPVFTVLVCTIIEKMTGKKLVEYKVKALMGKIAGSMLCLYMFFKIIDTWAWATGYLPSVGLTFDEMFYGTIYGKWLMWTELGLCGVVPAIMLITPSIRNNPALLYTAAILDCIGISINRYVFTVQTIAIPVLPFDSWQTYAPNWAEWATSGMIVAYGILVLSLCYRYLPVFPQEVKLNK; this is encoded by the coding sequence ATGGATAGAAATCTCTTCCCCGAAGGCGTAACTCGCTGTGGATTGCCAAAGTTCTCCATATGGATGGCTTTTGTTGCAATATTCTTACTCTGGGGTGTCTATGCCGCTGTGAAAATATTCGCAAACGGTATCGGCGTAACAGGTTTAGATAACTACTTCGGGTTCGGACTGTGGATTACTTTTGACCTTGCGGTTATCGCACTTGGAGCCGGTGCATTTTTCACCGGATTTCTTAAGTACATACTCAAGATCGATCAACTGAAAAATATTGTTAACTTAGCTGTTATACTTGGATTCTTGTGCTACTCGGGCGCAATGCTTATCCTTACTATGGATATCGGTCAGCCGATTCGTGCATGGTTCGGTTACTGGCATCCTAATGTGCACTCCATGCTAACAGAAGTTATCTTTTGTATTACTTGCTACTGTGCCGTCTTGGTCATCGAATTTATTCCGTTGATCCTTGAGCAGAAGCAGCTTAATAAAATTCCTTTCCTGCATCACTTTGCTCATCACTTACACGTGAATATGGCTTTGTTTGCCGGTATCGGAACTTTCCTTTCAACATTCCATCAGGGTTCACTTGGCGGCATGTACGGCGTTATGTTCGGCCGTCCTTATGCTTTCCGTGAAGGTTTCTTCATCTGGCCCTGGACTTTCTTCCTTTTCGTTCTTTCCGCTGTTGGTTCCGGTCCTGTTTTCACAGTTCTGGTATGTACCATCATTGAAAAGATGACAGGTAAAAAGCTTGTGGAATACAAAGTTAAAGCTCTAATGGGTAAAATCGCCGGTTCAATGCTTTGTCTGTACATGTTCTTCAAGATTATTGATACATGGGCATGGGCAACCGGTTATCTTCCTTCTGTAGGTCTTACTTTTGATGAAATGTTCTACGGAACTATTTACGGTAAATGGTTGATGTGGACTGAACTTGGTTTGTGCGGCGTAGTCCCTGCGATTATGTTGATCACTCCTTCTATCAGGAACAATCCAGCTTTGCTTTATACTGCTGCAATCCTCGATTGCATAGGTATCAGCATTAACCGTTACGTTTTCACTGTTCAGACTATCGCAATTCCGGTTTTACCTTTTGACAGTTGGCAGACATATGCTCCTAACTGGGCAGAATGGGCAACCTCTGGAATGATTGTCGCTTATGGTATACTTGTGCTCAGTCTTTGTTACAGGTACCTGCCTGTCTTCCCTCAGGAAGTTAAACTGAACAAGTAA
- the rfbC gene encoding dTDP-4-dehydrorhamnose 3,5-epimerase has product MNLVETKFPGVFILEPKVFRDERGFFLESFNKFFFEEKGFSVDFIQDNHAYSKGQGVLRGLHFQLPPFAQTKLVWVTRGAVIDVVVDLRKGSPTYLQSFKIELSSENFRRLFIPKGFAHGYETLTDESEFMYKVDAGYSPSSEAGIRWDDKDLAIGWKTQNPILSEKDNSLPSLDQFDSPFEF; this is encoded by the coding sequence ATGAATTTGGTTGAGACTAAGTTTCCAGGGGTTTTTATTCTTGAACCTAAGGTTTTTCGGGATGAACGAGGCTTTTTTCTGGAAAGTTTTAATAAGTTTTTTTTTGAAGAAAAAGGATTTTCTGTAGATTTTATTCAAGATAATCATGCGTACTCAAAAGGGCAGGGAGTGCTGCGTGGATTGCATTTTCAACTACCGCCGTTTGCACAGACTAAACTTGTCTGGGTTACAAGAGGGGCGGTAATTGATGTGGTTGTAGATTTGCGCAAAGGATCTCCAACTTATTTGCAGTCATTCAAAATTGAACTTTCGTCTGAAAATTTCCGCAGGCTGTTCATCCCTAAAGGGTTTGCACACGGTTATGAAACATTAACCGATGAAAGTGAGTTTATGTATAAAGTTGATGCAGGGTATTCACCTTCGAGCGAAGCCGGGATTCGTTGGGATGACAAAGATCTTGCAATTGGTTGGAAAACGCAAAATCCGATTCTTTCTGAAAAAGATAATAGTCTACCATCGCTGGATCAGTTTGATTCACCGTTTGAGTTTTAG